A part of Rhipicephalus microplus isolate Deutch F79 chromosome 8, USDA_Rmic, whole genome shotgun sequence genomic DNA contains:
- the LOC119164512 gene encoding uncharacterized protein LOC119164512 isoform X2 yields MFLVSRGSVLHGVHGALVLLLPPIAVVGCSAALHHLLPHAPSFRVVLGLCARGFPASTLGALAKDLKDRMRQVGDVTYADAHRHRRNEGVVEFASYSDMKRAIEKLDNTEINGRRIRVVEEKPIRSFSRSRSRSRRRSKSRSPRRNRRSRSGSRRRKSRSPQKRRRSRSASRSRSRSVKRRSRSASRRRRSSESRSKSPATRRKSRSRSRSPKRRSRSGSKDRKQPSRSRSHSAASKRSEDEKAASRSRSGSPSKKRSKPSSRSRSRSASNERKSRSRSRSEGKADNKSLSRSRSKSPGSGRGGRKSRSASRSKSPTNNKGYSRSRSRSPVKERESRSRSRKKSKEESPKKSSRSRSGSREKSRSASPGKGEENGKVAKKDERKSSSRSRSRDRSRSNSAGPASGKSRSQSPRRESRSRSRSGSPASCRENGD; encoded by the exons ATGTTCTTGGTCTCTCGGGGGTCCGTCCTCCATGGTGTACACGGAGCTCTTGTCCTCCTCCTTCCCCCCATTGCCGTGGTGGGCTGTTCGGCAGCACTGCACCACCTTCTTCCCCACGCGCCCTCCTTCAGGGTTGTTCTCGGACTGTGCGCTCGGGGGTTTCCTGCCAGCACGCTTGGGGCGCTGGCCAAG GACCTGAAGGATCGCATGCGGCAGGTGGGCGATGTAACCTATGCTGATGCACACAGACACAGGCGCAACGAAGG TGTTGTGGAGTTCGCTTCCTACTCCGACATGAAGCGAGCAATTGAGAAACTGGACAACACCGAGATCAACGGTCGGCGGATCAGAGTCGTTGAGGAAAAGCCAATAAGAAG CTTTTCAAGGAGCCGCAGTCGAAGCCGTAGGCGTTCCAAAAGTCGCTCACCGCGGCGCAACCGTCGATCGCGCTCCGGCTCCAGGCGCCGCAAGAGCCGTAGCCCACAAAAGCGGCGCCGCTCACGCAGTGCTTCGCGTAGCCGCTCTCGCTCTGTCAAACGGCGCTCCAGGAGTGCTTCGCGCAGGCGCCGCTCCAGCGAGTCCCGCTCCAAGTCGCCCGCAACACGCCGCAAGTCTCGCAGCCGCTCCCGGTCGCCCAAGCGTCGCAGCCGTTCGGGCAGCAAGGACCGTAAGCAGCCGAGCCGCAGCCGCAGCCACTCCGCAGCCAGCAAGAGGAGCGAGGACGAGAAGGCTGCCAGCCGCAGCCGAAGTGGCTCGCCCAGCAAGAAGCGCAGCAAGCCGTCCAGCCGTAGCCGGTCGCGATCTGCTAGTAATGAACGGAAGTCTCGCAGCCGTAGCCGGTCCGAGGGCAAGGCAGACAATAAGTCGTTGAGCCGAAGTCGATCAAAGTCTCCCGGCAGTGGCAGAGGTGGCCGGAAGTCGAGGAGCGCGTCGCGTTCCAAGTCCCCCACTAACAACAAGGGGTATTCACGAAGCCGCTCCAGGTCGCCTGTCAAGGAGCGTGAGAGCCGTTCGCGGAGTCGCAAGAAGTCGAAGGAAGAGTCACCGAAGAAGTCAAGTCGTAGTCGCAGCGGTAGCCGCGAGAAATCCCGCTCTGCTTCACCTGGCAAGGGAGAGGAGAATGGGAAAGTTGCCAAGAAGGACGAGAGAAAGAGCTCGTCCCGTAGCCGATCTCGTGATCGGTCACGGTCGAACTCTGCCGGTCCCGCAAGTGGCAAGAGTCGGTCGCAGTCCCCCAGGCGCGAGTCACGATCACGGAGCCGCAGCGGATCCCCGGCTAGCTGCCGCGAAAATGGCGACTGA